In the Mycolicibacterium thermoresistibile genome, one interval contains:
- a CDS encoding EfeM/EfeO family lipoprotein: MRRFVAWTVPVAALALIAAGCASGDSADRAESTGTGTVTETTEAAAGADNPLIVEAVDQYHAYAVEQTEELVRVTRTFTDAVRAGDLPAAQAAYAPSRQPWERIEPLAALVEQIDVLIDARVDDFAGIDDPAFSGWHRLEHLLFEQNTTEGGVPFADQLDRDVARLRDEMASLEIAPVDVPVGAAELIEEVSEGKVTGEENRYAKTDLWDFEANLQGSRVAIDTLSPALAEADPALLGRINDGFDEIFETMQPLRRGDGWVLYCTEDDPYPSPRCPEVTVPRQTVDTLKAQLAGLSEEVSQVAGVLDLK, from the coding sequence ATGAGACGGTTCGTCGCATGGACGGTGCCCGTGGCGGCGCTGGCGCTGATCGCGGCCGGGTGTGCGAGCGGCGACTCCGCCGACCGCGCGGAGTCGACCGGGACCGGGACGGTCACCGAGACCACCGAGGCGGCCGCCGGTGCGGACAATCCGTTGATCGTCGAGGCGGTGGACCAGTACCACGCCTACGCGGTCGAGCAGACCGAGGAGCTGGTCCGGGTCACCAGGACGTTCACCGACGCGGTGCGGGCGGGGGATCTGCCCGCCGCCCAGGCCGCCTATGCGCCGTCGCGGCAGCCGTGGGAGCGCATCGAACCGCTGGCCGCGCTGGTCGAGCAGATCGATGTGCTGATCGACGCCCGCGTCGACGACTTCGCCGGTATCGACGATCCGGCGTTCTCCGGCTGGCACCGCCTGGAACACCTGCTGTTCGAGCAGAACACCACCGAGGGTGGGGTGCCGTTCGCCGATCAACTCGACCGTGACGTCGCGCGGTTGCGCGACGAGATGGCGTCCCTCGAGATCGCCCCGGTCGACGTGCCGGTGGGTGCGGCCGAGCTGATCGAAGAGGTGTCCGAGGGCAAGGTCACCGGCGAGGAGAACCGCTACGCCAAGACCGACCTGTGGGATTTCGAGGCGAACCTGCAGGGCTCCCGGGTGGCGATCGACACGTTGTCGCCGGCTCTCGCCGAAGCGGATCCGGCGCTGCTCGGCCGGATCAACGACGGGTTCGACGAGATCTTCGAGACCATGCAGCCGCTGCGCCGCGGTGACGGCTGGGTGCTGTACTGCACCGAGGACGACCCGTACCCGTCCCCGCGCTGCCCGGAGGTGACAGTGCCGCGGCAGACCGTGGACACGCTCAAGGCGCAGCTGGCCGGGCTGTCCGAAGAGGTGTCACAAGTGGCGGGGGTGTTGGATCTGAAGTGA
- a CDS encoding alpha/beta hydrolase, with translation MSATISLVEAADPQGLTAAAAQLQTKITHLDTIITAERSALAALAGGWEGTAADAALARGEQHLAQQEQLRTRLTSLQATLADAGANLSALRTRILDVAAQARSLGGLVRDDGTVIALTSGGLMTPDVAAAYTTTLKTLLQTFDRVDQQSSQSVIQALGDGADTGAEAPPEPDIDDLKPPEGATDTEVNQWWDGLSEEDRQRLIHERPEWIGNLDGVPASARDQANRNRLEGLRDDPGLTVEERDTIAAIDDALEGEERQLLVLDFDGEHPKVAVALGDVETADHVSVYVPGTGSVTYDKPDAGNDLPTYVEQSGWLKAETERVLEQAGRSDETVATVAWLGYEPPANVAQAGSPHYADDNAPKLASFINGLNSSRDTDPNLTVLGHSYGSLVASEALQRGTAADNVVFMGSPGLETNVWEWHKNVTPEKLHLSEGHVFVQHADNDIVANLGRYGAVIPSELPGFIDLSTNAESTPLGPRDASSGHSEYSFINKTALYNQAVVVAGLGQDDRFIRVED, from the coding sequence ATGTCGGCGACCATCTCACTCGTCGAAGCCGCCGACCCCCAGGGGTTGACGGCCGCCGCCGCACAGCTGCAGACCAAGATCACCCACCTGGACACGATCATCACCGCCGAGCGGTCGGCGCTCGCCGCCCTGGCCGGCGGCTGGGAAGGCACCGCCGCCGACGCGGCGCTGGCCCGCGGCGAACAGCACCTCGCGCAGCAGGAACAGCTGCGCACCCGGTTGACCTCACTGCAGGCCACACTGGCCGATGCGGGCGCCAACCTGTCCGCGCTGCGCACCCGGATCCTCGACGTGGCCGCCCAGGCCCGCAGCCTCGGCGGGCTGGTCCGCGACGACGGCACCGTGATCGCGCTGACCTCCGGCGGCCTGATGACCCCCGACGTCGCCGCCGCCTACACCACCACGCTGAAAACCCTGCTGCAGACCTTCGACCGGGTCGACCAGCAGAGTTCGCAATCGGTCATCCAGGCCCTCGGCGACGGCGCCGACACCGGGGCCGAGGCCCCACCGGAACCGGACATCGACGACCTCAAACCGCCCGAGGGCGCCACCGACACCGAGGTCAACCAGTGGTGGGACGGGCTCTCCGAGGAGGACCGGCAACGGCTCATCCACGAGCGTCCGGAGTGGATCGGCAACCTCGACGGGGTCCCGGCCTCCGCGCGGGACCAGGCCAACCGCAACCGGTTGGAGGGGTTGCGCGACGACCCCGGGCTGACGGTCGAGGAGCGCGACACGATCGCCGCGATCGATGACGCATTGGAGGGCGAGGAGCGGCAACTGCTGGTGCTCGATTTCGACGGTGAGCACCCGAAGGTGGCGGTCGCGCTGGGCGATGTCGAGACCGCGGACCACGTCAGCGTCTATGTGCCCGGGACCGGGTCGGTCACCTATGACAAACCCGACGCGGGCAATGATCTGCCGACGTATGTCGAACAGTCGGGATGGCTGAAGGCCGAGACCGAGCGGGTACTCGAGCAAGCCGGCAGATCCGACGAGACCGTCGCGACTGTTGCCTGGCTCGGCTACGAGCCCCCGGCGAATGTCGCACAGGCCGGAAGCCCCCACTACGCCGATGACAACGCACCGAAACTGGCGTCGTTCATCAACGGCCTCAACAGTTCCCGCGACACCGACCCGAATCTGACCGTGCTCGGCCACTCCTACGGGTCCCTGGTGGCCAGCGAGGCACTGCAACGCGGGACCGCGGCGGACAACGTGGTGTTCATGGGCTCACCCGGACTCGAGACCAATGTCTGGGAGTGGCACAAGAACGTGACTCCCGAGAAGTTGCACCTCAGCGAGGGACACGTCTTCGTCCAGCATGCCGACAACGACATCGTCGCCAACCTCGGCCGGTACGGCGCCGTCATACCGTCGGAGCTGCCCGGGTTCATCGACCTCTCGACCAACGCCGAGTCCACACCGCTCGGCCCGCGGGACGCGTCGAGCGGCCACAGCGAATACTCATTCATCAACAAGACCGCGCTCTACAACCAGGCGGTGGTGGTGGCCGGTCTGGGACAGGACGACCGGTTCATCCGAGTGGAGGATTGA
- the mfd gene encoding transcription-repair coupling factor has product MTASGHPHVQTPIAGLVDLALRDPSLQDVAARAADRPAELSLVGPASARVFVAAALARSGPLLVVTATGREAEELTAELRGVYGDEVAMFPSWETLPHERLSPGVDTVGTRLMVLRRLAHPDDARLGPPLRVVVTTTRSLVQPMAQRPDEVRQTEPVTLTVGADADFDETIARLVELAYTRVDMVGRRGEFAVRGGILDVFPPTAEHPVRIEFWGDEVSEMRMFSVADQRSIPEISIDTVVAMPCRELLLTDEVRERAVKLAEQHPRQENTLPGTLPDMLAKLAEGIPVDGMEALLPLLRPGELSMLTDHLPAGAPVLVCDPEKVRTRAADLISTGQEFLEASWSAAAIGGDAPIDLDALGASGFLDLDDARASAAEAGHPWWTLSQLSSESAIELDLRPVPAARTKSAVTEIFAMLRAHVTTGGYAAVVTPGAGTAQRIVEQLGESETPARRLEPGAGLEPGVVGVLQGPLHDGLVLPGANLVVITEADLTGNRVTAQQGRKLAPKRRNVVDPLALTAGDLVVHDQHGIGRFVEMVERTVGGARREYLVLEYASNRRGTGGGHTDKLYVPMDSLDQLSRYVGGDSPSLSRLGGSDWTNTKTKARKAVREIAAELVALYAKRQSAPGHAFSPDTPWQREMEDAFGFTETVDQLTAIEEVKADMEKPVPMDRVICGDVGYGKTEIAVRAAFKAVQDGKQVAVLVPTTLLADQHLQTFTERMAGFPVTIKGLSRFTSPSESRAVLEGMADGSVDIVIGTHRLLQTGVRWKDLGLVIIDEEQRFGVEHKEHIKSMRTHVDVLTMSATPIPRTLEMSLAGIREMSTILTPPEERYPVLTYVGPYDDKQIAAALRRELLRDGQAFYIHNRVSTIDKAAARVRELVPEARVVVAHGQMNEEALERTVEGFWNREYDILVCTTIVETGLDISNANTLIVERADTFGLSQLHQLRGRVGRSRERGYAYFLYPPDAPLTETAYDRLATVAQNNELGAGMAVAMKDLEIRGAGNVLGVEQSGHVAGVGFDLYVRLVGEAVEAYRAAAEGKTVATPEEPKDIRIDLPIDAHLPPEYIASDRLRLEAYRRLASAPDDDGIAAVVDELVDRYGPLPEPAQRLVAVARLRLLCRRFGVTEVSAPSEATVRVAPLTLQDSQQVRLKRLYPGAHYRATTSTVQVTIPRSGGIGSPRIRDLELAQMVAGLLLMLHGDTEGEVDITRFGGAAAVTSDKRRPR; this is encoded by the coding sequence ATGACCGCATCGGGGCACCCCCATGTCCAAACCCCGATCGCGGGGCTGGTGGATCTGGCATTACGCGACCCTTCTCTGCAGGATGTCGCTGCCCGAGCCGCCGATCGTCCGGCTGAACTGTCGCTGGTAGGCCCCGCGTCCGCACGGGTGTTTGTCGCAGCCGCACTCGCTCGATCCGGCCCGCTGCTGGTGGTCACCGCCACCGGCCGGGAGGCCGAGGAGCTGACCGCCGAACTTCGTGGCGTGTACGGCGACGAAGTCGCCATGTTCCCGTCCTGGGAGACGTTGCCGCACGAGCGGCTGTCGCCCGGGGTGGACACCGTCGGCACCAGGCTGATGGTGCTGCGCCGGCTGGCCCATCCCGACGACGCCCGGCTGGGCCCGCCGCTGCGGGTCGTCGTCACCACCACCCGTTCGCTGGTGCAGCCGATGGCCCAGCGGCCCGACGAGGTGCGGCAGACCGAGCCGGTCACCCTCACCGTCGGGGCGGACGCCGACTTCGACGAGACGATCGCCCGGCTGGTCGAACTGGCCTACACCCGGGTGGACATGGTGGGCCGGCGCGGCGAGTTCGCCGTCCGCGGCGGCATCCTCGACGTCTTCCCGCCGACCGCCGAACATCCGGTCCGGATCGAGTTCTGGGGCGACGAGGTCTCCGAGATGCGGATGTTCTCGGTGGCCGACCAACGGTCCATCCCGGAGATCAGCATCGACACCGTCGTCGCGATGCCGTGCCGGGAACTGCTGCTCACCGACGAGGTGCGGGAGCGGGCCGTCAAACTCGCCGAGCAGCACCCCAGGCAGGAGAACACCCTGCCCGGCACCCTGCCGGACATGCTGGCCAAACTCGCCGAGGGCATCCCGGTCGACGGGATGGAGGCGCTGTTGCCGCTGCTGCGGCCGGGTGAGCTGTCGATGCTGACCGACCATCTGCCCGCCGGCGCGCCGGTGCTGGTGTGCGACCCGGAGAAGGTCCGCACCCGCGCCGCCGATCTGATCTCCACCGGGCAGGAGTTCCTGGAGGCGTCCTGGTCGGCCGCGGCCATCGGGGGTGACGCCCCCATCGATCTCGACGCGCTGGGCGCGTCGGGCTTCCTCGATCTCGACGACGCCCGGGCGTCGGCCGCGGAGGCCGGCCACCCGTGGTGGACGCTGAGCCAGCTCAGCAGCGAGTCGGCGATCGAGCTGGATCTGCGGCCGGTGCCCGCGGCGCGCACCAAGAGCGCGGTCACCGAGATCTTCGCGATGCTGCGCGCCCACGTCACCACCGGCGGGTATGCCGCGGTGGTCACCCCCGGCGCCGGCACCGCCCAACGGATCGTCGAACAACTCGGCGAATCCGAGACCCCGGCAAGACGTCTGGAGCCGGGTGCCGGGCTCGAACCCGGTGTGGTCGGGGTGCTGCAGGGCCCGCTGCACGACGGTCTGGTGCTGCCCGGCGCGAACCTGGTGGTGATCACCGAGGCGGATCTGACCGGCAACCGGGTGACCGCCCAGCAGGGCAGGAAGCTGGCGCCCAAGCGGCGCAACGTGGTCGACCCGCTGGCGCTGACCGCCGGGGACCTGGTGGTGCACGATCAGCACGGCATCGGCCGGTTCGTCGAGATGGTGGAGCGCACCGTGGGCGGTGCCCGCCGCGAGTACCTGGTGCTGGAGTACGCGTCGAACCGGCGCGGCACCGGCGGCGGCCACACCGACAAGCTCTACGTGCCGATGGACTCGCTGGATCAGCTGAGCCGCTACGTCGGCGGGGACTCGCCGTCGCTGTCGCGGCTCGGCGGCAGCGACTGGACCAACACCAAGACCAAGGCGCGTAAGGCGGTCCGGGAGATCGCCGCCGAACTCGTCGCGCTGTACGCCAAACGCCAGTCCGCGCCCGGCCACGCGTTCAGCCCGGACACCCCGTGGCAGCGCGAGATGGAGGACGCGTTCGGCTTCACCGAGACGGTCGATCAGCTCACCGCGATCGAAGAGGTCAAGGCGGACATGGAGAAACCGGTCCCGATGGACCGGGTGATCTGCGGCGACGTCGGGTACGGCAAGACCGAGATCGCGGTGCGGGCCGCGTTCAAGGCCGTGCAGGACGGCAAGCAGGTCGCGGTGCTGGTCCCGACGACGCTGCTGGCCGACCAGCATCTGCAGACGTTCACCGAGCGGATGGCCGGTTTCCCGGTCACGATCAAGGGGCTGTCGCGGTTCACCAGCCCCAGCGAATCCCGCGCGGTGCTCGAGGGCATGGCCGACGGGTCGGTCGACATCGTGATCGGCACGCACCGGCTGCTGCAGACCGGGGTGCGCTGGAAGGACCTCGGGCTGGTCATCATCGATGAGGAGCAGCGCTTCGGCGTCGAACACAAAGAGCACATCAAGTCGATGCGCACCCATGTCGACGTGCTGACCATGAGCGCCACCCCGATCCCGCGCACCCTGGAGATGAGCCTGGCCGGGATCCGGGAGATGTCGACGATCCTCACCCCGCCCGAGGAGCGCTACCCGGTGCTGACCTATGTCGGCCCGTACGACGACAAGCAGATCGCCGCCGCGCTGCGCCGCGAACTGCTGCGCGACGGGCAGGCGTTCTACATCCACAACCGGGTCAGCACCATCGACAAGGCGGCCGCGCGGGTACGTGAACTGGTGCCCGAGGCGCGGGTGGTCGTCGCGCACGGCCAGATGAACGAGGAGGCCCTGGAGCGCACCGTCGAGGGGTTCTGGAACCGCGAATACGACATCCTGGTGTGCACCACGATCGTGGAGACCGGGCTGGACATCTCCAACGCCAATACCCTGATCGTGGAGCGGGCCGACACCTTCGGCCTCTCCCAGCTGCACCAGCTGCGCGGCCGGGTGGGGCGCAGCCGGGAACGCGGCTACGCCTACTTCCTGTATCCGCCGGACGCGCCGCTCACCGAGACCGCATACGACCGGCTGGCCACCGTCGCGCAGAACAACGAACTGGGCGCCGGGATGGCGGTGGCGATGAAGGACCTGGAGATCCGCGGCGCCGGAAACGTGCTCGGCGTCGAGCAGTCCGGGCATGTCGCCGGGGTCGGCTTCGACCTGTACGTGCGGCTGGTCGGCGAGGCCGTCGAGGCGTACCGGGCCGCTGCCGAAGGCAAAACCGTTGCCACTCCGGAGGAACCGAAGGATATCCGGATCGATCTGCCGATCGACGCGCATCTGCCGCCGGAGTACATCGCCAGCGACCGGCTCCGGCTGGAGGCCTACCGCAGGTTGGCGTCTGCCCCGGACGACGACGGGATCGCCGCGGTTGTCGACGAGCTGGTCGACCGGTATGGACCGTTGCCCGAACCAGCGCAGCGGCTGGTGGCGGTGGCACGGTTGCGGCTGCTGTGCCGGCGGTTCGGCGTGACCGAGGTGAGCGCCCCGTCGGAGGCCACGGTCCGGGTGGCGCCGCTGACCCTGCAGGACTCCCAGCAGGTGCGGCTCAAGCGGCTGTATCCAGGAGCGCACTACCGGGCGACGACATCGACTGTGCAGGTGACCATTCCGCGGTCCGGCGGTATCGGCTCACCCCGGATCCGGGATCTGGAGCTGGCCCAGATGGTGGCTGGATTGTTGCTGATGCTCCATGGCGACACCGAGGGCGAAGTTGATATAACCAGGTTCGGAGGTGCAGCGGCTGTGACGAGCGACAAGCGGCGACCACGATGA
- the efeB gene encoding iron uptake transporter deferrochelatase/peroxidase subunit has translation MTGPDGRRGISRRRFVAGTLGAGAAVGAAAMVPGCAGRQDDSLPDSPRFVPFEGPHQTGITALPVPRLGLLASFKVVSDDRSRLALVLRELTDEIRGLMAGRPPEVRDPAYPPVDSGILGAQPPPDDLSVVVGVGASVFDDRFGLADRRPNELVTMPFLANDRLDPKLSHGDLLLSLEAGHTDTLQFALRQLMRRTRRDLVLHWMIDGYARGAGSGVPTETPRNLLGFKDGTANLDSGDAALMDRYVWVGSDDGEPDWAVGGSYQVVRLIRMFVEFWDRTRLAEQEAIFGRHKVSGAPLGMSDEFDDPDYASDPDGERIPLNAHIRLANPRTPETEDNLLLRRGFSYARGFDGAGRLDQGLAFVCYQRSLRRGFLAVQERLKGEPLEEYILPVGGGFFFALPGVSEPDRYLGDALVD, from the coding sequence GTGACCGGTCCGGACGGGCGGCGCGGCATCTCACGCCGCAGGTTCGTCGCCGGCACCCTGGGTGCGGGTGCGGCGGTCGGCGCCGCCGCGATGGTCCCGGGATGCGCGGGCCGGCAGGATGATTCGCTTCCCGACTCACCGCGGTTCGTTCCGTTCGAGGGTCCGCACCAGACCGGCATCACCGCGCTGCCGGTGCCGCGGCTGGGCCTGCTGGCGTCGTTCAAGGTGGTCTCCGACGACCGGTCCCGGCTGGCGCTGGTGCTGCGCGAGCTCACCGACGAGATCCGTGGTCTGATGGCCGGCCGACCACCCGAGGTGCGGGATCCGGCGTATCCCCCGGTCGACTCGGGCATCCTCGGCGCCCAACCGCCGCCGGACGATCTATCGGTGGTGGTCGGTGTCGGGGCGTCGGTGTTCGACGACCGGTTCGGCCTGGCCGACCGGCGCCCCAACGAGCTGGTCACGATGCCGTTTCTGGCCAATGACCGGCTCGATCCGAAACTGTCGCACGGGGATCTGCTGCTGAGCCTGGAGGCCGGGCACACCGACACCCTCCAGTTCGCGCTGCGTCAGTTGATGCGCCGCACCCGGCGGGATCTGGTGCTGCACTGGATGATCGACGGGTACGCCCGCGGCGCCGGCTCGGGTGTGCCGACCGAGACGCCGCGGAATCTGCTGGGGTTCAAGGACGGCACCGCCAACCTCGATTCCGGCGACGCGGCGCTGATGGACCGGTATGTGTGGGTCGGCTCTGACGACGGCGAGCCGGACTGGGCGGTCGGCGGGTCGTATCAGGTGGTGCGGCTGATCCGGATGTTCGTCGAGTTCTGGGACCGCACCCGGCTCGCCGAGCAGGAGGCGATCTTCGGCCGGCACAAGGTCAGCGGCGCCCCGCTGGGCATGTCCGACGAGTTCGACGATCCCGACTACGCGTCCGATCCCGACGGCGAACGGATTCCGCTCAACGCCCACATCCGGCTGGCCAACCCGCGCACCCCGGAGACCGAGGACAATCTGCTGTTGCGGCGGGGATTCTCGTATGCGCGGGGATTCGACGGCGCGGGCCGGCTCGATCAGGGGTTGGCGTTCGTGTGCTATCAGCGCAGCCTGCGCCGGGGTTTTCTGGCGGTGCAGGAACGGCTCAAGGGTGAGCCGCTCGAGGAGTACATCCTGCCGGTGGGCGGCGGGTTCTTCTTCGCGCTGCCCGGGGTCAGCGAGCCGGACCGCTACCTCGGCGATGCGCTGGTCGACTGA
- a CDS encoding nucleoside triphosphate pyrophosphohydrolase, whose protein sequence is MTVVLVDPRRPSLVPVEAVGLLAGDVQYTEEMPVKVPWSLPSARPWMADSDDDPAPVLLSSDPDHPAVQDRLAAGEQLIRAPEPYPGERLLDAVAMMDQLRTSGPWESEQTHDSLRRYLLEETYELFDAVRSGNADELREELGDVLLQVLFHARIAEDAPENPFSIDDVADALVRKLGNRVPAVLAGEPVTLDEQLAQWEERKALERRSKRNRSCLDDVPTGQPALALAQKVIERVTQAGLPADLIPSTITSVAVSAGSDAEHVLRTHVLEFMDTVRRVEEAVAAVRRGEDVPEELDVAPLDDITEEEWRTYWPTVSAAEAGTVAEVDAETVSGAESDAEPAHSGDGEPGDGEPGDGAAADEP, encoded by the coding sequence ATGACCGTGGTCCTGGTCGATCCCCGGCGGCCATCGCTGGTACCGGTGGAGGCGGTGGGGTTGTTGGCCGGGGACGTCCAGTACACCGAGGAGATGCCGGTCAAGGTGCCGTGGTCGCTGCCGTCGGCGCGGCCGTGGATGGCCGACTCCGATGACGACCCGGCTCCGGTGCTGCTGTCGTCCGATCCCGATCACCCCGCCGTGCAGGACAGGCTGGCCGCCGGTGAGCAGTTGATCCGCGCACCGGAGCCGTATCCGGGTGAACGGCTGCTCGACGCGGTGGCGATGATGGACCAGTTGCGCACCTCGGGGCCGTGGGAGAGCGAGCAGACCCACGATTCGTTGCGCCGCTACCTGCTCGAGGAGACCTACGAGCTGTTCGACGCGGTGCGCAGCGGCAACGCCGACGAGCTGCGTGAGGAGCTCGGAGATGTGTTGCTGCAAGTACTGTTTCACGCGCGCATCGCCGAGGACGCGCCGGAGAACCCGTTCTCCATCGACGATGTCGCCGACGCGCTGGTGCGCAAGCTGGGCAACCGGGTGCCCGCCGTGCTGGCCGGTGAACCGGTGACCCTGGACGAGCAGTTGGCGCAGTGGGAGGAACGCAAGGCCCTGGAACGGCGGTCCAAGCGCAACCGTTCCTGTCTGGACGATGTGCCCACCGGGCAGCCCGCTCTTGCGTTGGCGCAGAAGGTGATCGAGCGGGTGACCCAGGCCGGCCTGCCCGCCGACCTGATCCCGTCCACCATCACCTCGGTCGCCGTGTCGGCGGGTTCGGACGCCGAGCATGTGCTGCGGACCCATGTGCTGGAGTTCATGGACACCGTGCGGCGGGTGGAGGAGGCAGTCGCCGCCGTCCGCCGCGGTGAGGACGTGCCCGAAGAGCTCGATGTGGCGCCGCTGGACGACATCACCGAAGAGGAATGGCGCACCTACTGGCCGACGGTCAGCGCGGCGGAGGCCGGAACTGTGGCCGAGGTCGACGCCGAAACTGTGAGCGGGGCCGAATCCGACGCTGAGCCTGCGCACTCCGGTGACGGCGAACCCGGTGACGGCGAACCCGGTGACGGCGCCGCGGCAGACGAGCCCTGA
- the eno gene encoding phosphopyruvate hydratase, with the protein MPIIEQVGAREILDSRGNPTIEVEVALTDGTFARAAVPSGASTGEHEAVELRDGGSRYGGKGVEKAVNSVLDEIAPAVITMSADDQRLVDQALVDLDGTPDKSRLGANAMLGVSLAVAKAAAESAGLPLFRYVGGPNAHILPVPMMNILNGGAHADTGVDVQEFMIAPIGAPSFKEALRWGTEVYHALKAVLKKQGLATGLGDEGGFAPDVPDTRSALDLIASAVESAGFQLGAEVALALDVAATEFFTAGTGYAFEKSTRTADQMAEFYSGLLDSYPLVSIEDPLAEDDWDGWVALTNALGDRVQLVGDDLFVTNPERLEEGIEKGAANALLVKVNQIGTLTETLDAVALAHNSGYRTMMSHRSGETEDTTIADLAVAVGSGQIKTGAPARSERVAKYNQLLRIEETLGDAARYAGDLAFPRFGIETK; encoded by the coding sequence TTGCCCATCATCGAACAGGTCGGAGCCCGGGAGATCCTCGATTCCCGCGGAAACCCGACAATCGAGGTCGAGGTGGCGCTCACCGACGGAACGTTCGCCCGGGCCGCCGTGCCCTCGGGTGCGTCCACCGGCGAGCACGAGGCGGTGGAGCTGCGCGACGGCGGGTCCCGCTACGGCGGTAAGGGCGTCGAGAAGGCGGTCAACTCCGTGCTCGACGAGATCGCCCCGGCGGTGATCACGATGAGCGCCGATGATCAACGGCTGGTCGATCAGGCGCTGGTGGACCTCGACGGCACCCCCGACAAGTCGCGGCTGGGCGCCAACGCGATGCTGGGGGTGTCGCTGGCGGTCGCCAAGGCGGCGGCCGAATCGGCCGGGTTGCCGCTGTTCCGCTACGTCGGCGGGCCGAACGCCCACATCCTGCCGGTGCCGATGATGAACATCCTCAACGGCGGCGCGCACGCCGACACCGGCGTCGACGTGCAGGAGTTCATGATCGCCCCGATCGGCGCCCCGAGCTTCAAGGAGGCGCTGCGCTGGGGCACCGAGGTGTACCACGCGCTGAAGGCGGTGCTGAAGAAGCAGGGCCTGGCCACCGGCCTGGGCGATGAGGGCGGGTTCGCGCCGGATGTGCCCGACACCCGTTCGGCGCTGGATCTGATCGCCTCGGCGGTCGAGTCGGCCGGCTTCCAGCTCGGCGCCGAGGTGGCGTTGGCGCTCGACGTCGCGGCGACGGAGTTCTTCACCGCCGGCACCGGCTACGCCTTCGAGAAGTCCACCCGCACCGCCGATCAGATGGCGGAGTTCTACAGCGGGCTGCTGGACTCCTACCCGCTGGTGTCCATCGAGGACCCGCTGGCCGAGGACGACTGGGACGGCTGGGTGGCGCTGACCAACGCCCTCGGTGACCGCGTCCAGCTGGTCGGCGACGACCTGTTCGTCACCAACCCGGAACGGCTCGAGGAGGGCATCGAGAAGGGCGCCGCCAACGCGCTGCTGGTCAAGGTGAACCAGATCGGCACGCTCACCGAGACCCTGGACGCGGTGGCCCTGGCCCACAACAGCGGGTACCGCACCATGATGAGCCACCGCAGCGGGGAGACCGAGGACACCACCATCGCCGATCTCGCGGTGGCGGTGGGCAGCGGCCAGATCAAAACCGGCGCGCCGGCGCGCAGCGAACGCGTGGCCAAGTACAACCAGCTGCTGCGCATCGAGGAGACCCTCGGTGACGCCGCCCGCTACGCCGGTGACCTGGCCTTCCCCCGATTCGGAATCGAGACCAAATAG
- a CDS encoding lytic transglycosylase domain-containing protein has protein sequence MSPVRWLRPVAVIGATALLLASSCSFQLGVPIPEGVPPPAGDPVPAIDIYVEGRPADQLHEWAAERAPKLGIPVTALEAYAYAARVAEVVNPKCKITWTTLAGIGMVESHHGTYRGAMVATDGNVTPPIRGMRLDGSAGNLRLTDTDGGELDGDSELDRAMGPMQFIPETWRLYGVDANNDGVVDPDNIDDAALSAAGYLCWRGKDLSTPRGWMEALRAYNYSDPYARSVRDWATAYANGHGL, from the coding sequence GTGTCGCCGGTTCGTTGGCTACGGCCTGTTGCAGTGATCGGTGCAACGGCGTTGTTGCTGGCATCCAGTTGTTCCTTTCAGTTGGGCGTACCGATCCCCGAGGGCGTGCCGCCGCCGGCGGGTGATCCGGTTCCGGCCATCGACATCTACGTCGAGGGCCGTCCGGCTGATCAGCTGCACGAGTGGGCCGCCGAGCGGGCGCCGAAGCTCGGGATCCCGGTCACCGCGCTGGAGGCCTACGCCTACGCCGCGCGGGTCGCCGAGGTGGTGAACCCCAAGTGCAAGATCACCTGGACCACGCTGGCCGGTATCGGGATGGTGGAGAGCCATCACGGCACCTACCGGGGTGCGATGGTCGCCACCGACGGCAACGTCACCCCGCCGATCCGCGGGATGCGGTTGGACGGGTCGGCCGGCAACCTGCGCCTGACCGACACCGACGGCGGGGAGCTCGACGGTGACAGCGAACTGGACCGCGCGATGGGTCCGATGCAGTTCATCCCGGAAACCTGGCGCCTCTACGGCGTCGACGCCAACAACGACGGGGTGGTCGACCCGGATAACATCGACGACGCGGCCCTGTCGGCGGCGGGCTATCTGTGCTGGCGGGGCAAGGATCTGTCCACCCCCCGGGGCTGGATGGAGGCGCTGCGGGCCTACAACTACTCCGACCCCTATGCCCGCTCGGTGCGGGACTGGGCCACCGCCTATGCCAACGGACACGGCCTCTAG